Proteins encoded within one genomic window of Empedobacter falsenii:
- a CDS encoding cbb3-type cytochrome c oxidase subunit II, giving the protein MSFFNNHKTLFGAALGLFLFLTTYIAIIPALENQKINQPLPRQSKELSADEQAGKMVYIENGCVACHTQQVRNVEMDNVFGKRPSIPADYAINKRLDLWRNTANLMGTERTGPDLTNVGERQPSDDWHLIHLYQPRAAVAQSIMPAYPFLFIERDFLHKDDVEVKVPEKFVKRNKKIVASKKALQLVAYLKSLKQTEFTDDSSVPDFLYKKKIKSNNGSETMSNLPNGEELYTANCATCHQANGEGVPGAFPPLKNSPVVTGGALELYVTIIMKGYDPRPEYATMPAVGENAGFTAEDVAAIINHERSSWGNKAKKITAEEVQVILDKIK; this is encoded by the coding sequence ATGTCATTTTTTAATAATCATAAAACTCTTTTTGGGGCAGCCCTTGGTCTTTTTCTCTTCTTGACTACATATATTGCAATTATTCCTGCCTTAGAAAATCAAAAAATAAATCAGCCATTACCACGACAATCAAAAGAACTCTCTGCAGATGAACAAGCGGGAAAAATGGTTTATATCGAGAATGGATGTGTTGCTTGCCATACTCAGCAAGTACGCAATGTAGAAATGGATAATGTATTTGGAAAACGTCCAAGTATACCTGCAGATTATGCGATTAATAAGCGATTAGATCTTTGGAGAAATACAGCCAATTTAATGGGAACAGAACGCACAGGACCAGATTTAACAAATGTGGGAGAAAGACAACCTAGCGATGATTGGCATTTGATTCACTTATATCAACCTCGCGCAGCTGTTGCACAATCTATTATGCCTGCTTATCCTTTTCTTTTTATCGAACGTGATTTTCTACATAAGGATGATGTTGAAGTAAAAGTTCCTGAGAAATTTGTTAAACGTAATAAAAAGATAGTTGCGAGTAAAAAAGCTTTACAATTAGTTGCTTATTTAAAATCTTTAAAACAAACTGAATTTACAGACGATAGTAGTGTACCTGATTTTTTATACAAAAAGAAGATAAAAAGTAACAATGGAAGTGAAACGATGTCCAATTTACCAAATGGAGAGGAATTATATACGGCTAATTGTGCTACTTGTCATCAAGCAAATGGTGAAGGAGTTCCTGGAGCATTTCCTCCTTTAAAAAATAGTCCTGTAGTTACAGGAGGAGCTTTAGAATTATATGTTACTATAATTATGAAAGGATATGATCCCCGTCCTGAATATGCAACTATGCCAGCAGTGGGGGAGAATGCAGGTTTTACAGCAGAAGATGTAGCAGCTATAATAAATCACGAACGTTCAAGTTGGGGAAATAAGGCAAAAAAAATTACTGCTGAAGAAGTACAAGTCATCTTAGATAAAATAAAATAA
- a CDS encoding catalase, whose amino-acid sequence MKKSKKSDLKSEQMSQFTVDNSNQKLTTNDGVSIYDNNNTLKVGDRGPSLQQDHIYFDKLGHFDRERIPERVVHARGSGAHGILEIHEDISEYTCAKFLQKGKTTPLFIRFSTVAGFKGSTDLARDVRGFSVKFYTEDGNYDLVGNNIPVFFIQDAMNFPDLIHAVKPEPDKEIPQAASAHDTFWDFISLMPESAHMIMWAMSDRAIPRSLRMMEGFGVHTFKLINEKGKATFVKFHWKPRLGVHSVAWNEAQKISGFNSDFHRQDLWEAIDTGNFPQWDLGVQLIPEEDELKYSFDLLDVTKIVPEELVPVKIIGTMTLNRNPDNFFAETEQVAFDPGRIIPGIDLSDDPLLQGRVFSYMDTQNYRLGGGNFHEIPINRSLNQKHNNQKDGTGRIDILKGGVSYFPNSKASGCPYHAMLKGEEGFQSHQQEVQGKKVRGRSDSFADHFSQATLFFNSQSKPEKQHIIDAFSFELSKVTDPKIRERQVAILHQIDKTLAQKVGDNLGIKPPKELDELTLSFARQNHPNYPLQPKKQEINSSDALSMKVKEGEGTIKTRKVAFLVDNGVSKKSVDQLKKALEKEGAQAVLISSKVGVLTYEEGSKEKISHSYLTDPSVCYDAVFTPSGKSIESLKLNPDYYEFINDSYRHCKILAFAKGAGTLMDNSFVKPDRGVILEDENENWIVDFIQVMKLHRIWDREEERKVPS is encoded by the coding sequence ATGAAAAAATCAAAAAAATCAGATCTTAAATCAGAACAAATGAGTCAATTTACAGTTGATAATTCGAATCAAAAATTGACAACTAATGACGGTGTCTCTATCTATGATAATAATAACACCTTAAAAGTTGGAGATAGAGGACCTTCCTTACAACAAGACCATATATACTTTGATAAGTTGGGTCATTTCGATCGAGAAAGAATACCTGAACGTGTTGTACATGCTCGAGGTAGTGGAGCTCACGGAATATTAGAAATACATGAGGATATAAGTGAATATACATGTGCAAAATTTCTTCAAAAAGGTAAAACGACTCCACTATTTATTCGTTTTTCAACCGTTGCAGGATTTAAAGGATCTACAGATTTAGCTAGGGATGTTAGAGGATTTTCTGTAAAATTTTACACAGAAGATGGTAACTATGATTTAGTTGGAAATAACATTCCTGTATTTTTTATTCAAGATGCTATGAATTTCCCTGATTTAATACATGCTGTTAAGCCAGAGCCAGATAAAGAAATTCCCCAAGCTGCTTCAGCGCACGATACTTTTTGGGATTTTATTTCATTAATGCCTGAATCTGCGCATATGATAATGTGGGCGATGTCTGACCGAGCAATTCCTCGTAGCCTTAGAATGATGGAGGGGTTTGGTGTACATACATTTAAATTGATTAATGAGAAAGGTAAAGCAACTTTTGTTAAATTCCATTGGAAACCTCGATTAGGAGTACATTCTGTAGCATGGAACGAAGCTCAGAAAATTTCCGGATTTAATTCTGACTTTCATCGTCAAGATTTATGGGAAGCTATTGATACAGGTAATTTTCCGCAATGGGATTTAGGTGTTCAACTAATTCCTGAAGAAGATGAATTAAAATATTCTTTTGATTTATTAGATGTAACAAAGATAGTTCCAGAGGAATTAGTACCCGTTAAAATTATTGGCACAATGACACTTAATAGAAATCCAGACAATTTTTTTGCTGAAACAGAACAAGTGGCTTTCGACCCCGGAAGAATTATCCCAGGTATAGATTTATCGGATGATCCTTTACTGCAAGGTCGTGTTTTTTCGTATATGGATACACAGAATTATAGATTAGGAGGAGGAAACTTTCATGAAATTCCTATTAATAGATCATTAAACCAAAAGCATAATAATCAAAAAGATGGAACAGGGAGAATTGATATACTGAAAGGAGGTGTAAGTTATTTTCCAAATAGTAAAGCTTCGGGATGTCCTTATCATGCTATGTTGAAAGGTGAAGAGGGCTTTCAATCACATCAACAAGAGGTACAAGGTAAAAAAGTAAGAGGAAGATCTGATTCTTTTGCTGATCATTTTTCTCAAGCAACCTTATTTTTTAATTCACAATCCAAACCAGAAAAACAACATATTATAGATGCTTTTAGTTTTGAATTGAGTAAGGTAACTGATCCAAAAATTAGAGAGAGACAAGTTGCTATACTTCATCAAATTGATAAAACTCTAGCGCAAAAAGTAGGAGATAATCTTGGTATTAAGCCTCCAAAAGAGTTGGATGAACTGACATTAAGTTTTGCAAGGCAAAATCATCCCAATTATCCTCTACAGCCTAAAAAACAAGAAATAAATTCATCTGATGCTTTGAGTATGAAAGTAAAAGAAGGTGAAGGAACTATTAAAACTAGAAAAGTAGCCTTTTTAGTGGATAATGGTGTTTCTAAAAAAAGTGTAGATCAATTAAAAAAAGCATTGGAAAAAGAGGGAGCTCAAGCGGTATTAATTTCATCTAAAGTAGGTGTACTAACTTATGAAGAAGGAAGTAAAGAAAAGATTTCCCATAGTTATCTTACAGATCCATCTGTTTGTTATGATGCAGTGTTTACACCATCAGGCAAATCAATTGAATCTTTAAAATTGAATCCAGATTATTATGAATTTATCAATGATTCTTACAGACATTGTAAAATATTAGCATTTGCAAAAGGAGCAGGTACGTTAATGGATAATTCATTTGTGAAACCTGATAGAGGAGTGATTTTAGAAGATGAAAATGAGAATTGGATTGTGGATTTTATTCAAGTAATGAAATTACATCGTATTTGGGACCGTGAAGAAGAAAGGAAGGTTCCTTCATAA
- a CDS encoding pyridoxamine 5'-phosphate oxidase family protein, giving the protein MGNAQSPTENLSGNKAIEKIKSIAETARTCFFTTNIGGNTTSRPMALQEVDEVGNLWFLSDVRSLKNDEIEANPNVELYFMNNSKYEYIFIKGKASVSKDKTLIDKYWTNFANAWFDGKDDPNISVIKFSPNDGYYYETKDNKFIAMSKMLFAAVTGSTIEDGGIEGELKL; this is encoded by the coding sequence ATGGGAAATGCACAGTCACCGACAGAAAATTTGAGCGGAAATAAAGCCATTGAAAAGATAAAATCTATTGCTGAAACTGCCCGAACTTGCTTTTTTACCACTAATATTGGCGGTAATACTACAAGTAGACCAATGGCTCTTCAGGAAGTAGATGAGGTTGGTAACCTCTGGTTTTTGAGTGACGTTCGTTCACTGAAAAATGATGAAATTGAAGCCAATCCTAATGTAGAACTGTATTTTATGAATAATTCTAAATACGAATACATCTTTATTAAAGGAAAAGCCAGTGTTTCAAAAGATAAAACTTTAATTGATAAATACTGGACCAATTTTGCAAATGCTTGGTTTGATGGAAAAGACGATCCTAATATCAGTGTAATAAAATTTTCGCCAAACGATGGGTATTATTACGAAACCAAAGACAATAAGTTTATTGCCATGTCGAAAATGCTTTTTGCCGCCGTTACAGGAAGTACAATTGAAGACGGAGGAATTGAAGGAGAACTGAAACTATAA
- a CDS encoding GlsB/YeaQ/YmgE family stress response membrane protein → MGILTWIIFGLIAGAIAKAIHPGNDPGGWIVTIIIGIIGAVVGGWLGSMLLGVDVSGFNISSFLVAIAGAVLCLAVYRMISKK, encoded by the coding sequence ATGGGAATTCTAACATGGATAATTTTCGGCCTTATAGCCGGAGCAATAGCAAAAGCAATACACCCTGGTAACGATCCAGGTGGTTGGATAGTAACAATAATTATTGGGATTATTGGAGCTGTTGTCGGTGGGTGGCTTGGATCGATGCTTTTAGGTGTCGATGTAAGCGGATTTAATATTTCTAGTTTTTTAGTTGCAATTGCTGGAGCAGTTTTATGTCTAGCAGTGTATAGAATGATTTCGAAAAAATAG
- a CDS encoding SDR family NAD(P)-dependent oxidoreductase — translation MKNTVIDLITKTAVITGASSGVGLATAHLFAQNGYQLVLAARGVEGLEKAVSECNAFGGKAVYKSTDVSNANEVKDLVEFALKEFGRIDIWVNNAGVMSSGKFGEIPMEVNEQVIKTNLMGYMHGAYYVLPVFKEQNQGILINNVSIGGFMPAPFSSVYSATKTGIKGLISGLQSEYSVYPAIHICNIYPQIQRSTGNMHSAKYSGLDFKIPPFAADPNDTAKVIYNLTIKPKNDTFPDASSYLIKFIHGIFPQTFTNLATAVMRLMMKFSNGNDNEGNILYASSDPHQIYGETSIPVPSKSTQRIVSLGILIGLGLYTTTRIRRKYK, via the coding sequence ATGAAAAATACAGTCATTGATTTAATTACTAAAACAGCGGTAATTACTGGCGCTTCTAGTGGTGTTGGCTTAGCTACAGCACACTTATTTGCTCAAAATGGATATCAATTGGTTTTGGCAGCACGAGGTGTAGAAGGTTTAGAAAAGGCGGTTTCAGAATGCAATGCTTTCGGTGGAAAAGCGGTTTATAAATCAACTGACGTTTCTAATGCAAATGAAGTAAAAGATTTAGTTGAATTTGCTCTGAAAGAATTTGGACGCATAGATATATGGGTAAATAATGCAGGGGTAATGTCTAGTGGGAAATTTGGAGAAATTCCAATGGAAGTTAATGAACAGGTTATAAAAACCAATCTCATGGGATATATGCATGGAGCTTATTATGTTTTACCAGTTTTTAAAGAACAAAATCAAGGAATACTCATCAACAATGTATCAATAGGAGGGTTTATGCCTGCGCCTTTTAGCTCAGTATATTCTGCTACAAAAACAGGAATAAAAGGGTTGATTAGTGGATTACAAAGCGAATACAGTGTCTATCCAGCTATACATATTTGTAATATTTATCCTCAAATTCAGAGATCAACAGGAAATATGCATTCAGCAAAATATTCTGGATTAGATTTTAAAATACCTCCTTTCGCTGCAGATCCTAATGATACGGCAAAAGTAATATACAATCTAACAATTAAACCTAAAAATGATACGTTTCCAGATGCAAGTTCATACTTAATAAAATTTATTCATGGTATATTCCCACAAACATTTACCAATTTAGCAACTGCAGTAATGAGACTAATGATGAAATTTAGTAATGGTAATGATAACGAAGGCAATATTTTATATGCATCTTCAGATCCGCATCAGATTTATGGAGAAACGAGTATTCCTGTTCCTTCAAAATCTACTCAAAGAATAGTCTCTTTAGGTATATTAATAGGTTTAGGATTGTATACAACCACAAGGATTAGAAGAAAATACAAATAG
- a CDS encoding isoaspartyl peptidase/L-asparaginase encodes MKLIIHGGFFSESLTDPETKFQKQNALIKIVQKGYDYLTTHTAVETVVYTVSLLEDDPLFNAGLGSQIQSDGKIRLSAALMNGNTLKMSGVINIENVEHPILVAEKLMTYDDRILAGSGAIEFARKHGFEYFNPETEQRKKEFEEKIISSKTSTVGCVCLDGDNNIAVATSTGGKGFEIPGRVSDSATVAGNYANQSCGVSMTGVGEDIVSGAMAAKIVTRVSDGMSIEAAFTKSFEELKEFNGYAGAIGIDNKGNSFHLDSFPSMVFASFDGIELKYFD; translated from the coding sequence ATGAAACTAATTATTCACGGTGGTTTTTTTTCAGAATCATTAACCGATCCTGAAACTAAATTTCAAAAACAAAATGCTTTAATTAAAATAGTTCAAAAAGGGTACGACTATTTAACAACACATACAGCAGTTGAAACTGTTGTATATACAGTAAGTTTATTAGAAGACGACCCTTTATTTAATGCAGGTTTAGGTTCTCAAATTCAATCGGATGGAAAAATAAGATTAAGTGCCGCTTTAATGAATGGGAATACTCTTAAAATGTCTGGTGTTATTAATATAGAAAATGTTGAACATCCAATTTTAGTTGCAGAAAAACTAATGACTTACGATGATCGTATTTTGGCTGGTAGCGGAGCAATAGAATTTGCACGTAAACATGGATTCGAGTATTTTAATCCTGAAACTGAACAACGTAAAAAAGAATTCGAAGAAAAAATAATTTCTTCGAAAACAAGTACAGTTGGATGTGTTTGTTTAGATGGCGATAATAATATTGCTGTGGCTACATCAACTGGAGGAAAAGGTTTTGAAATACCAGGGCGTGTTTCAGATTCTGCTACTGTTGCTGGAAATTACGCCAATCAATCCTGCGGTGTTAGTATGACTGGCGTTGGTGAAGATATTGTAAGTGGCGCAATGGCTGCTAAAATTGTAACAAGAGTCTCGGATGGTATGAGCATTGAAGCTGCATTTACTAAAAGTTTTGAAGAACTTAAAGAGTTTAATGGATATGCAGGAGCTATTGGCATAGACAACAAAGGAAATAGTTTTCATTTAGATAGTTTTCCTTCAATGGTTTTTGCTTCTTTTGATGGAATTGAATTGAAATATTTTGATTAA
- a CDS encoding cyanophycinase, whose product MSIKGKLIIVGGGINTADSLPTHLPREEIINDFFYQNGILKKILEEAKHKENSRIEIITTASQSPKTAAEAYIKAFSLLDAHNVEHLDINTRLDALSPESLKRLDEADVVLFSGGDQLRLTSTIGGTPFQQKLLQKYYHEEFIYAGTSAGAAAASSSMIYQGASSDALLKGSVEMNSGLGLIDSIIVDTHFIQRGRIGRLFQAVTGNPMKIGIGLSEDTGLIISDNNNKMTAIGSGSVILVDGREILDTSLSQIEIGYPISISHIISHVMTRNDVFHFDQNKIIIKDSQYNNQ is encoded by the coding sequence ATGAGTATTAAAGGAAAATTAATAATTGTTGGAGGTGGAATAAATACTGCTGATTCCTTACCAACGCATTTACCACGTGAGGAAATTATCAATGATTTCTTTTATCAAAATGGTATTCTAAAAAAGATTCTTGAGGAAGCAAAACACAAAGAAAATTCTAGAATTGAAATTATAACCACCGCTTCTCAATCTCCTAAAACTGCTGCTGAAGCCTATATCAAAGCTTTCAGTCTTTTGGATGCACACAATGTTGAACATTTGGATATAAATACACGTTTAGATGCGCTTTCACCAGAATCGTTAAAACGATTAGATGAAGCTGATGTTGTATTATTTAGTGGAGGAGATCAACTTAGGTTAACCTCAACTATTGGAGGTACACCTTTTCAACAAAAACTGTTGCAAAAATATTATCATGAAGAGTTTATTTATGCAGGTACTTCAGCAGGAGCAGCCGCCGCTTCATCTAGCATGATCTATCAAGGAGCAAGTTCTGATGCATTACTAAAAGGATCTGTTGAGATGAACAGTGGTCTTGGATTAATAGATTCTATTATCGTTGACACTCATTTTATTCAAAGAGGAAGAATTGGACGCCTTTTTCAGGCTGTTACAGGAAATCCCATGAAGATTGGAATTGGTTTAAGTGAAGATACTGGGCTAATTATAAGCGACAACAACAATAAAATGACAGCAATAGGCTCTGGTTCAGTTATTTTGGTTGATGGTCGAGAAATTTTAGATACTAGTCTTTCTCAAATCGAAATTGGATATCCAATTTCAATAAGCCATATTATTTCTCATGTGATGACACGAAATGATGTTTTTCATTTTGATCAAAATAAAATAATAATCAAAGATTCTCAATATAATAATCAATAA
- the cphA gene encoding cyanophycin synthetase — MKIENISILKGPNFWSIKREKLIQMRLNLGRLEQFPTNKIDGFAERIQSWLPTMFSHRCSEGVAGGFFTRVKEGTWMGHVIEHIALEIQTLAGMNTGFGRTRETNTPGTYNVVFAYQDEQVGIYAAKAAVRIAEALISNSSYSILDDIKNMTKIWNSNKLGPSTQSIINEAENRKIPWTRLNNHSYIQLGYGKNQARLEATITDKTNYLAVEIACDKFRTKQLLKDAFIPIADGGIGENEEDLKKIIDEIGYPIVIKPYNCNHGRGVTTNINEYETAEKAFQNAREFSQKIIVEKFVKGYDFRILVINKKVVAAAKRIPAHIIGDGKLTIKELIQIENENPKRGEGHEQVLTKISIDHHTISLLKSKNYDLQSIPKRAEIIYLKATANLSTGGTSIDTTEDLHPDNIIIAEKIAKVINLDICGIDIIASNLSESLYTSGGVVIEVNAAPGFRMHIEPTKGISRNVASPVLDMLFPFQKLPTIPILAITGTNGKTTTTRLIAHIFKNTGKNVGYTTSDGIYINNQLMEKGDTTGPISAKKILNDPTIDIAVLETARGGILREGLGFSACDIGIITNITEDHLGLKDIDSLEQLARVKSVVVESVKKDGWAILNIEDYYSMEISKKLACQIAYFSLDEKSKEVQKLIKKGNIVALYTQENIVIQTKKERIVVANIYDIPLTMDGKAIFMIQNVLAAVLAAYISGLHVPQITKALNTFFPSPDLTPGRMNIFQFKEFKILIDFAHNPAGYTAIKDYLSKVEANKKIGIISGVGDRRDEDIQKCGKIAAEMFDYIIIRQERHLRGRTEKEIIQLLVKGIHEVQENFPYEIIPNEIEAIEHTINKAEKGDFIVALSDAVSNAIEVVQFHMNKNS, encoded by the coding sequence ATGAAAATAGAAAATATATCGATTTTAAAAGGACCAAATTTTTGGAGTATCAAGAGAGAAAAACTAATTCAAATGCGATTGAATTTAGGTCGCTTAGAACAATTTCCAACGAACAAAATTGATGGATTTGCAGAACGTATACAATCATGGTTACCTACAATGTTTTCGCATCGTTGTTCTGAAGGGGTAGCTGGTGGTTTTTTTACTCGTGTAAAAGAAGGAACTTGGATGGGGCATGTAATTGAGCATATCGCATTAGAAATACAAACCCTAGCGGGTATGAATACAGGCTTTGGCAGAACTCGCGAAACAAATACGCCAGGTACTTATAATGTTGTATTTGCTTATCAAGATGAGCAGGTAGGGATATATGCAGCAAAAGCAGCTGTTAGAATTGCAGAAGCATTAATATCTAATTCGTCTTATTCCATTTTAGATGATATTAAAAATATGACTAAAATATGGAATTCAAATAAACTCGGTCCTTCTACACAAAGTATAATTAATGAAGCAGAAAACCGAAAAATACCATGGACACGATTAAATAATCATTCTTATATCCAATTGGGATATGGTAAAAATCAAGCTAGATTAGAGGCGACAATTACAGATAAAACCAACTATCTGGCTGTTGAGATTGCATGTGATAAATTTCGAACCAAACAATTATTAAAGGATGCATTTATTCCTATCGCTGATGGTGGTATAGGCGAAAATGAAGAAGATTTAAAAAAAATAATAGATGAAATAGGCTATCCAATTGTTATTAAACCATATAATTGTAATCACGGAAGAGGAGTAACCACCAATATAAATGAATATGAAACTGCTGAAAAAGCATTCCAGAATGCACGAGAATTTAGTCAAAAAATAATCGTAGAAAAATTTGTAAAAGGTTATGATTTTAGAATATTGGTCATCAATAAAAAAGTAGTTGCTGCGGCCAAACGAATACCTGCTCATATAATTGGAGATGGAAAACTTACGATAAAAGAATTAATTCAAATTGAAAATGAAAACCCTAAAAGAGGAGAAGGTCATGAACAAGTTTTAACAAAAATTAGCATTGACCATCATACCATTTCATTATTAAAATCAAAAAACTACGATCTACAATCTATACCCAAACGTGCTGAAATAATTTATTTAAAAGCAACAGCAAATCTAAGTACAGGAGGAACATCTATTGATACAACTGAAGACCTTCATCCTGATAATATTATCATAGCAGAGAAAATTGCTAAAGTCATCAATTTGGATATATGTGGTATTGATATCATAGCATCCAATTTATCCGAATCTTTGTATACATCTGGTGGAGTGGTTATAGAAGTAAATGCAGCTCCAGGATTTAGAATGCATATAGAACCAACAAAAGGAATTTCGCGCAATGTTGCTTCTCCCGTTTTAGATATGCTATTCCCTTTTCAAAAATTACCAACTATTCCAATATTAGCAATTACAGGTACCAATGGTAAAACAACCACCACTCGTTTAATTGCACATATATTTAAAAACACTGGAAAAAATGTAGGTTATACAACATCTGACGGTATTTATATCAACAATCAGCTAATGGAGAAAGGGGATACAACAGGTCCTATTAGTGCAAAAAAAATATTGAATGATCCAACAATAGATATTGCTGTTTTAGAAACAGCAAGAGGTGGAATTTTGAGAGAAGGTCTTGGATTTAGTGCTTGCGATATTGGTATAATAACCAATATTACAGAAGATCATTTGGGATTAAAAGATATCGATTCTTTAGAGCAATTAGCCAGAGTAAAATCTGTTGTTGTTGAAAGTGTGAAAAAAGACGGTTGGGCAATTTTAAATATTGAAGATTATTATTCAATGGAAATTTCAAAGAAATTAGCATGTCAAATAGCATATTTTTCATTGGATGAAAAAAGTAAAGAAGTTCAAAAACTTATAAAAAAAGGAAATATAGTCGCATTGTATACACAAGAAAATATTGTAATACAGACTAAAAAAGAACGAATAGTTGTTGCGAATATTTACGATATACCGTTAACAATGGATGGAAAAGCTATTTTCATGATTCAAAATGTTCTAGCTGCTGTATTAGCAGCATATATATCAGGTTTGCATGTTCCCCAGATTACGAAAGCGTTGAATACTTTTTTCCCAAGTCCAGATTTAACACCTGGTAGAATGAATATTTTTCAGTTCAAAGAATTTAAAATATTAATCGATTTCGCACATAACCCTGCAGGATACACAGCTATAAAAGATTATTTGTCTAAAGTGGAAGCAAATAAAAAAATTGGAATTATTTCAGGTGTAGGGGATAGAAGAGACGAAGACATACAAAAGTGTGGAAAAATAGCAGCTGAGATGTTTGATTATATTATTATTCGACAAGAGCGACACTTAAGAGGTCGAACAGAGAAAGAAATTATACAGTTGCTTGTAAAAGGTATTCATGAAGTTCAAGAGAATTTTCCTTATGAAATAATTCCGAACGAAATTGAAGCGATAGAACATACAATAAACAAAGCAGAAAAAGGTGATTTTATAGTCGCACTTAGCGATGCTGTTTCCAATGCTATAGAAGTAGTGCAATTTCATATGAACAAAAATTCCTAA
- a CDS encoding lmo0937 family membrane protein → MRNLISIIAVVLLILWAIGYFGFGQAVGQFIHILLVLAIIALLYRLITGRKP, encoded by the coding sequence ATGAGAAATCTAATTTCAATTATTGCTGTAGTATTACTTATTTTGTGGGCTATAGGTTATTTCGGATTCGGCCAAGCAGTAGGTCAATTTATACACATATTACTTGTACTTGCTATCATAGCTTTATTGTACAGATTAATTACAGGCCGAAAACCTTAG
- a CDS encoding NAD(P)/FAD-dependent oxidoreductase, with translation MDLHSGLPYWIVKNEFFDLYNPLRNDFKIDVAIIGSGITGALVAHELCEAGIECALIDKRTISTGSSAASTAQLQYEIDTPLCKLIHKVPKKIAIDAYFNCLQSITDIETIFKKTNIDADFTRVPTVLLASNKAGVELLDKEFEIRTEVGLPVKYLHAQQLKEYQNIDGIAALQNDTSAQMDAYKGAINLLKYHQQKHNLKIYTHTKVEKIQETKKGCKLITQHGHTVSCKYVIVATGFEAGQFLPKKVMNLLSTYAICSVPIDEKMIWPNRSLIWETAEPYLYMRTTKDNRLIVGGEDEDFQNPEKRDELLRTKVKILERKFKNLYPTIEFKTEMAWCGTFSSTDDGLPYMGAWKKGDRTLFALGYGGNGITFSMVAAQVLKNIILNKIDDRLKTFGFDRITK, from the coding sequence ATGGATTTACATTCTGGATTACCTTATTGGATTGTTAAAAATGAATTTTTTGACTTATACAATCCACTTCGAAATGATTTTAAAATTGATGTTGCTATAATCGGTTCTGGCATTACAGGTGCATTAGTAGCTCATGAATTATGCGAAGCAGGAATAGAATGTGCATTAATTGATAAACGAACTATTTCTACTGGAAGTTCTGCCGCAAGTACAGCACAATTACAATATGAAATTGATACGCCTTTATGTAAATTAATTCATAAAGTTCCCAAAAAAATTGCTATCGACGCTTATTTTAATTGTTTACAATCAATTACAGATATTGAAACTATTTTTAAGAAAACAAATATTGATGCTGATTTTACAAGAGTTCCAACCGTCTTATTGGCAAGTAATAAAGCTGGTGTTGAGTTATTAGATAAAGAGTTTGAAATAAGAACAGAAGTTGGCTTACCTGTAAAATATTTGCATGCACAACAATTAAAAGAATATCAAAACATAGACGGAATTGCTGCATTACAAAATGATACCTCAGCTCAAATGGATGCATATAAAGGAGCGATTAATTTACTGAAATATCATCAACAAAAACACAATCTAAAAATTTACACGCATACAAAAGTTGAAAAAATACAAGAAACTAAAAAAGGTTGCAAACTCATCACACAGCATGGCCATACTGTTTCGTGTAAATATGTAATTGTTGCAACTGGATTTGAAGCAGGGCAATTCCTTCCTAAAAAAGTGATGAATTTGTTATCTACCTATGCTATTTGTTCCGTTCCAATTGATGAAAAAATGATTTGGCCAAACCGTAGTTTAATTTGGGAAACTGCAGAACCTTATCTATACATGAGAACTACAAAAGATAACCGTTTGATAGTTGGTGGTGAAGATGAAGATTTTCAAAATCCTGAAAAAAGAGATGAACTACTTCGTACTAAGGTCAAAATTTTAGAACGAAAATTCAAAAATCTATATCCTACTATTGAATTTAAAACTGAGATGGCTTGGTGCGGAACATTTAGTTCGACTGATGATGGTTTACCTTATATGGGAGCATGGAAAAAAGGAGATCGTACTCTATTTGCTTTAGGCTATGGAGGGAATGGAATTACATTTTCTATGGTTGCAGCTCAGGTTTTAAAAAATATTATTCTTAATAAAATTGATGATCGTTTAAAAACTTTTGGTTTTGATCGAATAACAAAATAG